The nucleotide sequence CGAACTGGGCGCGGGTCACGGCTTCTCACCTCTTGGTCCGGTTGGGCCGGATCGGCCTTCTACTCGGCCTTCCCTGCTGCCCGGAATCGGCGGGAAAAGCCGCCTTTGCTTGCCACCCTCAGGCCGGCGTGATAGCGATAGCGCAGTTTCTTACCAAGGCCAAGGCTCACTAGGTTCTTTTCCCTCTCGCTCCCTCCGGAGCCAGAGGCCATAATCACCAGATTAGAAGCGATTCGAGAGACTTATCATGTCCAGCGACAAGGCCGTAGAGGCCCTGCAAACCTTCATACGCGAAAACAACATCGAAGAGGTCGAGTGCCTGCTGCCGGATATGGCGGGCATCGCGCGCGGCAAGATCCTGCCCGCTGCGAAGTTCCTCAAGGGAATGGGCGAGAACGGCCTGCGAATCCCCGAGCAGATCTATATCCAGACCGTGACCGGCGACTACCCCGACGATGATGGCGGCACCAACCCGGCGGCGGGCGACGTCTACCTGCGCCCCGACCCGAGCTCCATCCGCATCGTGCCCTGGTACGAGGAGCCGACGGCCCAGGTCATCGCCGATGCCTATCACCTGGACGACGAAAGCCCGGTGGAGATCGCCTCGCGCCGCGTGCTGCGCCGGATCCTGGCGCTCTATGCCGAGCGCGGCTGGACGCCCATCGTGGCCCCGGAGCTGGAGTTCTATCTGGTCGAGGTCAACACCGACGCCGACTACCCCCTGATCCCGCCCATCGGGCGCAACGGGCGGCGCGAGACCTCGCGTCAGGCCTACGGCGTGGACGCGGTCAACGAGTTCGACCCGCTGTTCGAGGAGGTCTACGACTTCTGCGAGGCCCAGGGCATCGACATCGACACGCTGACGCATGAAGCCGGCGCCGCACAGATGGAGATGAACTTCAACCACGGCGACCCCATGGACCTGGCCGACCAGACCTT is from Limibacillus sp. and encodes:
- a CDS encoding glutamine synthetase family protein, with the protein product MSSDKAVEALQTFIRENNIEEVECLLPDMAGIARGKILPAAKFLKGMGENGLRIPEQIYIQTVTGDYPDDDGGTNPAAGDVYLRPDPSSIRIVPWYEEPTAQVIADAYHLDDESPVEIASRRVLRRILALYAERGWTPIVAPELEFYLVEVNTDADYPLIPPIGRNGRRETSRQAYGVDAVNEFDPLFEEVYDFCEAQGIDIDTLTHEAGAAQMEMNFNHGDPMDLADQTFLFKRTVREAGHRHRVYATFMAKPMEGEPGSSMHIHQSVIDSKSGKNLFADKKGENTELFLAYIAGLQRYLPAVMPLLAPNVNSYRRLRPGADAPINTHWALDNRTVGLRVPVSSPAARRVENRVAGADANPYLAIAATLACGYLGMTEELEPTRPIEGSAYRLAHTLPRTLYDALYKMNGSRPVKQILGEDFVAAVTSVKNDELDAYQRVISSWEREHLLLNV